A genomic window from Alkalihalobacillus sp. AL-G includes:
- a CDS encoding DNA translocase FtsK has protein sequence MSNWLRKMKDLLLESDHDELGDGNPDGETQSRPSSNPVGRIEDSNRSIKPKFVHQYPKEGNFRFPLIPDEKQTQKHTYGRTVRKQKQDSTTKKTPKQKTRKETTREKFTGINFKPSEIPSPIYGYGKRPEIFPPVLNREVEEEVLVVEEQDNMGIESSPEPFPLISDAHKQVRMEGHADNQFDESENGKVDAVNSEQAEIDGIQSNEINMKTLNYREQDECEEHFDPLYEEVDLAFSEETAATLVEENKSIDCHEEDQPVQPEKKESPIQRVRRYKELREKKDNGKTRIPFNVMMLQKDRQRRPSAETKKTETPKKEIGTSKPETPHKDVNGGYRFPTVNLLDSQPVQVENDELWLCEQKELLQSTLNNFNVKAHVIGATKGPSVTRIEVQPAPGVKVNKITNLADDIKLSLAAKDIRMEAPIPGRNAIGIEVPNKVSKPVTIREIVTDPIFKESRSTLSVALGLDISGKPVVTDLQKMPHGLIAGATGSGKSVCINSLLISILFKANPDEVRLLLIDPKMVELAPYNHLPHLVTPVITDAKEATMGLKWAVEEMERRYELFARTGVRDMERYNKLVLGKGTPDQKLPYIVVVIDELADLMMVSPQDVEDAICRIAQKARACGIHLLLATQRPSVDVITGLIKANIPTRVAFAVSSQVDSRTIIDMSGAEKLLGRGDMLFLGNGVSKPVRIQGNFVSDDEIERITEHVKRQKTTSYLFEKEELVQSSRSFEQDDELFDEAFEFVLEHGTASSSALQRRFRVGFNRAARLIDMMEAKGLVSEAMGSKPRNVLVTKQEYYNQTGDDVKQ, from the coding sequence ATGTCAAATTGGCTAAGAAAAATGAAAGACCTATTACTAGAAAGTGATCATGACGAATTGGGTGACGGTAATCCGGACGGGGAAACTCAATCACGCCCTAGCTCCAATCCTGTAGGTCGGATTGAAGACAGCAACCGTTCTATCAAACCAAAATTTGTACATCAATATCCAAAGGAAGGGAATTTTCGCTTTCCTTTAATTCCTGATGAGAAACAGACACAGAAACATACATACGGTCGAACCGTGAGAAAACAAAAACAGGATAGTACTACCAAAAAAACACCTAAGCAAAAAACTCGAAAAGAAACAACACGAGAGAAATTTACCGGTATAAATTTTAAACCGAGTGAAATCCCCTCACCGATATACGGTTACGGGAAACGCCCGGAAATTTTCCCTCCTGTTTTGAATAGGGAAGTAGAGGAAGAAGTACTTGTTGTTGAAGAACAAGACAACATGGGTATCGAAAGTAGTCCGGAACCGTTTCCGCTCATATCTGATGCCCACAAACAGGTTCGGATGGAGGGCCATGCGGACAATCAATTTGATGAATCCGAAAATGGAAAGGTCGATGCAGTTAATTCAGAGCAAGCCGAAATTGACGGTATACAATCAAATGAAATAAATATGAAAACGTTGAATTACCGAGAACAGGATGAGTGTGAAGAACACTTTGATCCATTATACGAGGAAGTTGACCTTGCGTTTTCTGAAGAAACTGCTGCCACGCTCGTAGAGGAAAATAAATCGATAGACTGTCATGAGGAAGACCAACCGGTTCAGCCTGAAAAAAAGGAATCACCAATCCAACGGGTACGGAGATACAAAGAACTGCGAGAGAAAAAGGATAATGGAAAGACCAGGATTCCGTTTAATGTAATGATGCTTCAAAAAGACCGCCAACGCAGACCTTCAGCAGAGACAAAAAAGACTGAAACACCTAAGAAGGAGATAGGAACATCAAAGCCTGAAACACCTCATAAGGATGTAAATGGTGGCTATCGATTTCCGACAGTAAATCTGCTGGATTCACAGCCAGTTCAAGTGGAAAATGATGAGCTATGGCTATGCGAGCAAAAGGAATTATTACAATCCACATTGAACAACTTTAATGTAAAGGCACATGTCATTGGTGCAACAAAAGGACCTTCAGTAACCCGGATTGAGGTACAACCTGCCCCTGGGGTAAAGGTGAACAAAATTACGAATCTAGCTGATGATATTAAGCTCAGTCTTGCAGCAAAGGACATCCGAATGGAAGCTCCTATCCCAGGACGGAATGCGATAGGTATCGAGGTTCCAAACAAAGTAAGTAAACCTGTTACAATTCGAGAAATCGTTACGGATCCGATTTTTAAAGAGAGTCGATCGACATTATCTGTTGCACTTGGTCTTGACATATCGGGGAAGCCAGTTGTTACAGATCTGCAAAAAATGCCGCATGGTTTGATAGCTGGGGCAACTGGATCAGGAAAGAGTGTCTGTATCAATTCCTTGCTCATCAGTATTCTATTCAAGGCTAATCCAGATGAAGTTCGCCTGCTCTTAATTGATCCGAAAATGGTAGAGCTTGCCCCATATAACCATTTGCCGCACCTCGTAACACCGGTAATTACCGATGCAAAAGAAGCAACAATGGGCTTGAAGTGGGCTGTCGAGGAAATGGAACGTCGCTATGAGCTGTTTGCCCGTACTGGAGTCCGTGACATGGAGCGCTACAATAAATTAGTCTTAGGAAAAGGGACACCTGATCAAAAATTGCCTTACATTGTTGTCGTGATTGATGAGCTCGCTGACCTGATGATGGTATCACCACAGGATGTCGAGGATGCGATTTGTCGTATTGCTCAAAAGGCACGAGCTTGTGGAATCCATTTGCTGTTGGCAACTCAACGACCTTCTGTAGATGTTATCACCGGTCTCATCAAAGCGAACATTCCAACTCGTGTTGCCTTTGCGGTATCCTCACAGGTTGACTCAAGAACAATTATTGATATGAGCGGGGCTGAGAAGCTGTTAGGACGTGGGGATATGTTGTTTCTCGGTAATGGTGTCTCAAAGCCGGTTCGTATACAAGGGAACTTCGTATCAGATGATGAGATCGAGCGGATTACAGAGCATGTGAAACGCCAGAAAACCACGTCCTATTTGTTTGAAAAGGAAGAACTCGTTCAATCAAGCCGTTCATTTGAACAGGATGATGAACTGTTCGATGAAGCGTTCGAGTTCGTATTAGAGCACGGGACAGCATCTTCTTCAGCGCTGCAAAGAAGGTTTCGCGTCGGTTTTAATCGAGCCGCTCGATTAATCGATATGATGGAGGCGAAAGGACTTGTATCAGAAGCAATGGGAAGTAAGCCTCGGAATGTCCTAGTGACTAAACAGGAATATTATAATCAAACAGGTGATGACGTGAAGCAATAG
- a CDS encoding thioredoxin family protein, which produces MKTIKNRQEFEEAIQSDDVILMFSADWCPDCVVIKPVMPEVENNYPSFQFFYVDRDEHIELCQDMDIFGIPSFIGFQNGKEIGRLVNKDRKTQEQVENFIDSLAQSRDFS; this is translated from the coding sequence ATGAAAACGATAAAAAACAGACAAGAGTTTGAAGAAGCAATTCAATCGGATGATGTGATTTTGATGTTCTCTGCAGACTGGTGCCCAGATTGTGTTGTTATTAAGCCGGTAATGCCTGAAGTTGAGAATAACTATCCAAGCTTTCAATTTTTCTATGTTGACCGCGATGAACACATTGAACTTTGTCAGGATATGGATATTTTTGGAATCCCAAGCTTTATCGGTTTCCAAAACGGTAAGGAGATCGGGAGGCTTGTGAACAAGGATCGAAAGACGCAGGAGCAGGTTGAAAACTTTATTGATTCACTTGCTCAAAGCCGTGACTTTTCTTGA
- the murC gene encoding UDP-N-acetylmuramate--L-alanine ligase, whose translation MTTYHFVGIKGTGMSPLAQILHDMNYHVQGSDIEKNIFTQQALEERNIPILSFDTENVQADQVIIAGNAFPDEHKEIAKATELGLPIYRYHHFLGEFIKNFTSVAVTGSHGKTSTTGLLAHVLKAASPTSYLIGDGSGKGMEDSEYFVFEACEYRRHFLSYEPSYAIMTNIDFDHPDYFKDVNDVFDAFQSMALQVQKGIIACGDDPYLQQMQAKVPMLFYGMNENNDFQAGNTQVSPEGTTFDVFVRNAFYETFTIPGYGKHNVLNALAVIALCHYEEVEVSIIQQQLKTFKGVKRRFTEKVVGQQVLIDDYAHHPTEIKATIESAKQKYPEKEVVAIFQPHTFTRTQTFLNEFADSLSQADSVYLCDIFGSARENAGDLRIENLQERIPNSVIISEDSIDCLSEHTNSVLLFMGAGDIQKFQRAYESKLAS comes from the coding sequence ATGACAACATACCATTTTGTTGGTATTAAAGGGACTGGTATGAGCCCTTTAGCACAAATCCTGCATGACATGAACTATCACGTACAAGGGTCCGATATCGAAAAAAATATCTTTACCCAACAAGCCTTGGAAGAACGAAATATACCAATACTCTCTTTTGATACAGAAAATGTTCAAGCAGATCAGGTGATTATTGCGGGTAACGCTTTTCCGGATGAACATAAGGAAATCGCAAAAGCAACGGAATTGGGACTGCCAATTTACCGATATCATCATTTTCTTGGTGAATTTATTAAGAATTTCACAAGTGTGGCAGTAACCGGTTCACATGGGAAAACCTCAACCACAGGGTTATTGGCACATGTTTTGAAAGCGGCCAGTCCGACTTCTTATTTAATTGGAGATGGGTCTGGTAAAGGGATGGAAGATAGTGAGTATTTCGTATTTGAAGCTTGCGAGTATCGTCGTCATTTTCTTTCATACGAACCAAGTTATGCGATCATGACGAATATCGATTTCGATCATCCAGATTATTTTAAAGATGTAAATGATGTATTTGATGCATTTCAATCTATGGCATTACAGGTTCAAAAAGGGATAATTGCTTGTGGTGATGACCCTTATTTACAACAAATGCAAGCAAAGGTTCCGATGCTTTTTTATGGGATGAATGAAAATAATGACTTTCAGGCAGGGAACACCCAAGTAAGTCCTGAAGGAACAACATTTGATGTGTTTGTCCGCAATGCGTTTTATGAAACGTTCACTATTCCAGGGTATGGAAAGCACAACGTTCTAAATGCTTTGGCTGTTATTGCACTCTGTCATTATGAAGAGGTCGAGGTAAGCATTATTCAACAACAATTGAAAACGTTTAAAGGCGTTAAGCGTCGTTTTACGGAAAAAGTAGTGGGACAACAAGTACTTATCGATGACTATGCACATCACCCGACAGAAATTAAGGCGACGATCGAATCAGCGAAGCAAAAGTATCCTGAAAAAGAAGTAGTCGCGATATTTCAACCGCATACGTTCACGCGAACCCAAACCTTTTTAAACGAATTTGCTGATAGCTTAAGTCAAGCAGATTCGGTATATTTGTGCGATATATTCGGATCAGCGAGGGAAAATGCCGGTGATTTGCGTATTGAAAACCTTCAAGAGCGTATACCGAATTCGGTAATCATTAGTGAAGATTCAATTGACTGTTTATCAGAGCATACAAACAGTGTTTTACTGTTTATGGGTGCTGGTGATATTCAGAAGTTTCAAAGGGCATATGAAAGTAAGCTCGCATCATAG
- a CDS encoding DUF1444 domain-containing protein, whose translation MEPVELKRILVGKLETPERSLHYDAKEKTLRIEEKSTGKGITLSLPGLTAKYEQRKEAAIDEIVYHVNEVFTVMNHDQSLDEHQRAIFPVIRSTSFPTENNGDTLIYEEHTAETRIYYAQDLGKSYRLVTENMLVKEGWNLNQLREIGRFNLRSLEDSMKKDIVAGNTFYFINRNDGYDASRILKQQLLDDMKRNAKGALAVAVPHQDVLIFADIENEQGYDILGQMAMHFFTNGRVPITALPFLYEDGELEPIFILAKNKPKDD comes from the coding sequence TTGGAACCGGTTGAATTGAAGCGAATTCTTGTAGGAAAACTTGAGACACCAGAACGATCTCTGCACTATGATGCGAAAGAAAAGACACTTCGAATTGAAGAAAAGTCAACAGGAAAGGGAATTACACTCTCGCTTCCTGGTTTAACGGCAAAATATGAACAACGAAAAGAAGCTGCGATAGACGAAATTGTTTATCATGTGAATGAAGTCTTCACTGTAATGAACCACGACCAATCGCTTGATGAGCATCAACGGGCTATTTTTCCTGTCATCCGTTCAACATCATTCCCAACTGAAAATAACGGAGATACGCTTATCTATGAGGAGCATACAGCTGAAACAAGAATATATTATGCGCAGGATCTTGGGAAATCGTACCGCCTCGTAACCGAGAATATGCTTGTAAAAGAAGGATGGAACCTGAATCAATTAAGGGAGATCGGGCGGTTTAACCTGCGATCATTAGAGGATTCCATGAAAAAAGATATCGTTGCAGGAAACACGTTTTATTTTATTAACAGGAATGACGGTTATGATGCTAGTCGAATTCTTAAGCAACAATTACTTGATGATATGAAACGAAACGCAAAAGGGGCACTTGCTGTTGCGGTTCCACATCAAGACGTATTGATTTTTGCCGATATAGAAAACGAACAAGGCTATGATATCCTTGGACAAATGGCCATGCATTTTTTCACGAACGGACGTGTACCAATTACAGCATTACCGTTTTTATATGAAGATGGTGAACTTGAGCCGATATTCATCCTAGCAAAAAACAAGCCAAAAGACGATTGA
- a CDS encoding nicotinate phosphoribosyltransferase gives MKEIELKMQGKIKRLTNRTFKFDERVGDGWFSAVYFLKTCQIAEKHRPDNVVTMQFFQKKHAVLCGTDEAIALIKKFAHAPDSLEIFSLKDGDKIEPYETVLTITGPYQNFGFLEGIIDGILARRTSVATNVYNVVKAASTSGVQKPVIFMGDRDDHYTQQAGDGYASYIGGSTAQATHAMNEWWGKRGMGTIPHALLQLFNGDIVAATHAYHEEFPEDELITLVDYNNDVVTDSLKVAREFGKELKGVRIDTSRTLVDQYFWRNQDVLGKFDPRGVNPELIFALRSALDADGYNHVKIVVSGGFNEERIRTFETRNVPVDIYGVGSSLLKIHIGFTGDNVLLDGKEEAKKGRKHQPNPRLEKVD, from the coding sequence ATGAAGGAAATCGAATTGAAAATGCAAGGGAAAATCAAACGTTTGACCAACCGTACGTTTAAGTTTGATGAGCGGGTTGGAGATGGATGGTTTTCTGCTGTATATTTTTTAAAGACGTGTCAAATTGCAGAAAAGCATCGACCGGACAATGTAGTAACGATGCAGTTTTTCCAAAAAAAACATGCAGTTTTGTGCGGGACGGATGAAGCGATTGCTCTGATAAAGAAATTTGCACATGCCCCAGATTCACTCGAGATTTTTTCACTTAAAGACGGTGATAAGATCGAGCCGTATGAAACCGTGCTGACAATCACTGGTCCATATCAAAACTTCGGCTTCTTGGAAGGAATCATCGATGGCATCCTGGCTAGAAGAACTTCCGTTGCGACGAACGTTTATAATGTTGTAAAAGCTGCAAGCACTTCTGGCGTTCAAAAGCCAGTGATCTTCATGGGTGACCGTGATGATCACTATACACAGCAAGCTGGCGATGGGTATGCCTCTTACATAGGTGGATCTACTGCCCAGGCGACACACGCGATGAATGAGTGGTGGGGAAAAAGAGGAATGGGGACGATACCTCATGCATTACTCCAGTTGTTTAATGGTGATATTGTAGCAGCGACACATGCCTATCATGAAGAGTTTCCCGAGGATGAGTTGATTACACTCGTAGATTATAATAACGATGTTGTCACCGACTCTCTGAAGGTAGCAAGGGAGTTTGGCAAAGAGCTGAAGGGAGTTCGAATTGATACCTCACGTACACTTGTGGATCAATACTTTTGGAGAAACCAGGATGTTCTTGGTAAGTTTGATCCTCGTGGCGTAAACCCTGAGTTGATTTTCGCATTAAGGTCAGCTCTTGACGCTGATGGCTATAACCATGTCAAGATTGTCGTCAGCGGCGGATTCAATGAAGAACGGATCCGTACTTTTGAGACGCGGAATGTACCCGTTGATATTTATGGTGTAGGTAGTTCGCTCCTTAAAATTCATATCGGATTTACTGGGGACAATGTCCTCCTCGATGGAAAAGAAGAAGCAAAAAAAGGGAGAAAGCACCAGCCTAACCCAAGGCTGGAAAAAGTGGATTAA
- the ytpR gene encoding YtpR family tRNA-binding protein gives MLNVYYNPDGVGDVLFVSVNGDEIKERDYTQTGDVVRIYDRQDSRTFGFNIFNATKHFDLEGNGVIDVTEELVQSINTLLKENDLDETLEFDSRPLFIVGHVESKEKHPDADKLSICHVNIGDETLQIVCGAPNVDKGQKVVVARVGAVMPGGLLIKEAELRGVPSSGMICSAKELNLPNAPTEKGILVLEDTYQVGSEFN, from the coding sequence ATGTTAAATGTATACTATAACCCTGATGGTGTCGGAGATGTTTTATTTGTTTCGGTAAATGGAGATGAAATTAAGGAACGGGATTACACACAAACAGGTGATGTCGTACGTATTTACGATCGCCAGGATAGCCGAACTTTTGGTTTTAATATATTTAATGCTACAAAGCATTTTGACCTTGAAGGAAACGGTGTTATCGACGTGACTGAGGAACTGGTCCAATCAATTAACACCTTGCTAAAAGAAAATGATTTAGATGAAACGTTGGAATTTGATTCGCGACCACTGTTTATTGTTGGGCACGTAGAGTCTAAAGAGAAACACCCAGACGCAGACAAGCTAAGTATTTGTCATGTGAATATAGGAGATGAAACGCTTCAAATTGTTTGTGGTGCGCCGAACGTTGATAAGGGTCAAAAGGTTGTAGTCGCAAGAGTCGGTGCAGTGATGCCAGGCGGATTATTAATAAAAGAAGCCGAGTTGCGCGGAGTGCCTTCCTCTGGAATGATTTGTTCAGCGAAGGAACTGAATCTTCCAAACGCACCAACCGAGAAGGGGATCCTTGTTCTTGAGGATACCTATCAGGTAGGATCTGAGTTTAACTAG
- the queF gene encoding preQ(1) synthase, giving the protein MAKVDVDHSKYEGIRFDIENEEVILVNILETIPYEYVGKDTLVTIPTNEFTSVCPWSGLPDFAEISISYVPNEKLVEMKSLKYYLTSYRNVGIYQEHATNRMLEDLVNLLDPKEMKITAIWNARGGLGTEVVAEYTK; this is encoded by the coding sequence GTGGCAAAAGTAGATGTCGACCACAGCAAATACGAAGGAATACGTTTTGATATTGAGAATGAAGAGGTAATCCTTGTAAATATATTAGAAACAATCCCATACGAATATGTTGGTAAGGACACACTTGTAACGATTCCGACAAATGAATTTACATCGGTATGTCCATGGTCAGGTCTTCCTGATTTTGCGGAAATCAGCATTAGTTATGTACCGAACGAAAAGCTTGTGGAAATGAAGTCTTTAAAATATTACCTTACATCTTACCGAAATGTCGGGATCTATCAGGAGCATGCAACCAATCGTATGCTTGAAGATCTCGTTAATCTATTGGATCCAAAAGAAATGAAGATAACCGCAATCTGGAACGCGCGTGGCGGTTTAGGAACAGAGGTTGTCGCTGAATATACTAAGTAA
- a CDS encoding methyl-accepting chemotaxis protein, with protein sequence MLEKLKKLDLSIKNKVRLMLAMAVIGLVLLFAFTMFYVIMTGNMSDKQENLQNLTTGTITLGEDFSYIRKLEQEYLRTTNKGVSQEITTKISDLKKDIEALKKQNGDFSKAFDKVSKDITTYENAFADTSTLVSDIDSMQGILNERANELEKVLASANRSLLAEFYELRILEKQLFLTGTTTDQNRFNDQAAKLKDAVKSSEIPAGDKSAFSSDFLGYTSSLDTVKGYRGQIESSVVQFGEIGLNLGQSIETVEKNIISVTEDLSADQERFGSILLWVLIILSSVIIAAMIFLGFWLTRTITSSITSLKEGATIIGEGNLGHRVSVDQNDEMGELASTFNLMADKVQRAMQEVQTASVQLSSSSQHLAAISEETTAQTEEVNDAIQQVSAGAQAQADHLQESTQLIETVTQSIDETAEHNVQISEDSHETMEEGKEGLKVVAQLDQSSNEFLKLANHLIHQVQEANQHSQQIGSIVDTIKDIAGSTDLLALNAAIESARAGDAGRGFAVVAQEVRKLAERSKSEAQNIYGLIALMSEQMENLAKEATQFDHYRTEQETSVQRTKQAFTKIVDNVTGINQRIQLARKTISDVQSSNIALTEKLQEVSAISQESVAASEQVSASSVHQKEAIGEVNHAANELQQIALLLQEEVNQFNLIGEIIEDERLLDDKPLIDNDEELKGDNSDLLEEHREDEYLYDEAAAAEDNESDDYDTYEQNIDEEHEESDYEQKPEDDSDTKFRF encoded by the coding sequence ATGTTAGAGAAGTTGAAAAAACTGGATTTATCGATTAAAAATAAGGTTCGCCTTATGCTTGCAATGGCCGTAATCGGGCTAGTCCTTTTATTCGCGTTTACCATGTTTTATGTGATCATGACAGGGAATATGAGCGATAAACAGGAAAATTTGCAAAATTTAACAACCGGTACAATTACACTTGGCGAGGATTTTTCTTACATACGAAAGCTTGAACAGGAGTATTTACGAACTACAAATAAGGGTGTTTCACAAGAAATCACAACAAAAATTTCTGACTTGAAGAAAGATATCGAGGCTCTGAAAAAACAGAATGGTGATTTCTCTAAGGCGTTCGATAAAGTATCAAAGGATATCACAACATATGAGAATGCCTTCGCGGATACATCAACACTCGTAAGTGACATAGATAGTATGCAAGGTATATTAAATGAGCGAGCAAATGAATTAGAAAAGGTACTAGCATCAGCAAATAGAAGTCTGTTAGCAGAATTTTACGAGCTAAGAATACTTGAAAAACAATTATTTTTAACTGGTACCACCACCGATCAAAACCGATTTAACGATCAAGCTGCAAAGCTGAAAGATGCCGTTAAATCAAGTGAAATCCCTGCTGGAGACAAAAGTGCTTTCAGCTCTGATTTTCTCGGTTACACAAGTTCTTTGGATACAGTGAAAGGTTATAGAGGGCAGATTGAGAGCTCCGTCGTCCAATTTGGAGAAATTGGTCTTAACCTTGGACAATCCATCGAAACAGTTGAAAAGAACATCATTAGTGTTACAGAGGACTTAAGTGCAGACCAGGAACGTTTTGGGTCGATTCTATTATGGGTATTGATTATATTAAGCTCTGTTATAATCGCTGCAATGATCTTTCTTGGATTCTGGCTCACACGTACAATCACATCTTCAATTACAAGCTTAAAAGAAGGTGCCACTATTATTGGTGAAGGTAACCTAGGTCATCGCGTAAGCGTCGATCAAAACGATGAGATGGGTGAACTAGCTTCAACGTTTAACTTAATGGCAGATAAGGTGCAACGTGCAATGCAGGAAGTCCAGACGGCATCCGTCCAGCTTTCTTCATCCTCCCAGCATTTAGCTGCCATTTCAGAAGAGACAACCGCACAAACTGAGGAAGTCAATGATGCCATTCAACAGGTTTCAGCAGGAGCACAAGCACAAGCGGATCACCTTCAGGAAAGTACACAACTTATTGAAACGGTTACTCAATCAATTGACGAAACCGCCGAACACAATGTACAAATCAGTGAAGATTCACATGAAACAATGGAAGAAGGAAAAGAGGGACTTAAGGTTGTTGCACAGCTTGATCAAAGTTCAAATGAGTTCCTTAAACTAGCAAACCACCTTATCCATCAAGTACAGGAAGCAAATCAGCATTCTCAACAAATCGGGTCCATTGTTGATACAATTAAAGATATTGCCGGAAGTACCGATTTGCTTGCGCTGAATGCCGCAATAGAATCAGCACGTGCTGGCGATGCAGGTCGAGGTTTTGCAGTAGTCGCTCAAGAGGTTCGGAAGCTTGCAGAACGTTCGAAGTCGGAAGCACAGAACATTTACGGCCTGATTGCATTAATGTCTGAACAGATGGAAAATCTCGCTAAGGAAGCAACTCAATTTGACCATTATCGAACAGAACAAGAAACTTCTGTTCAACGTACAAAACAGGCATTTACAAAGATCGTTGATAATGTAACAGGAATCAATCAACGAATACAATTGGCTCGAAAAACGATCAGTGATGTACAGTCTTCTAACATTGCACTAACCGAAAAGCTGCAGGAAGTAAGTGCAATATCGCAAGAGTCAGTCGCAGCGTCAGAACAAGTAAGTGCTTCGAGTGTCCACCAAAAAGAAGCGATTGGTGAAGTCAATCACGCGGCTAATGAGCTTCAACAAATTGCACTATTGCTTCAGGAAGAGGTAAACCAGTTCAATTTGATCGGCGAGATCATTGAGGATGAACGTTTGCTTGATGATAAGCCTTTAATCGATAACGATGAGGAGTTAAAGGGAGACAACTCTGATTTGTTGGAGGAACATCGTGAAGATGAGTATCTCTATGATGAAGCTGCTGCAGCTGAAGATAATGAATCGGATGATTATGATACGTACGAACAAAACATAGATGAGGAACACGAGGAATCGGATTACGAACAAAAGCCTGAAGATGATAGTGATACAAAGTTCAGATTTTAA
- a CDS encoding aminopeptidase, whose protein sequence is MRDPRIQSLANNIITYSVSLQPGEKVLIENTGYQKELVNALVEEAHKAGGHPYVTLKDETTQRALLMDATEEQLEAQGRFEKAIMKEMDAYVAIRSGDNISELSDVPSEKMAMYQNKVYTPVHRTIRIPKTKWTVLRYPNSAMAQLADMSSPAFEDLYFNVCNLDYSNMLEAMKPLADLMDRTDIVHIKGPGTDLKFSIKDIPSNKSAGHHNLPDGEVYTAPVRESVNGIITYNAPSPYQGFVFENISLTFKDGKVIEATANDSERINKVLDTDEGARYIGEFAIGVNPYIQNPMQDILFDEKIDGSFHFTPGQCYDQAFNGNNSDIHWDMVCIQRPEYGGGEIYFDGVLIRKDGRFILPELEALNPENLK, encoded by the coding sequence TTGAGAGACCCAAGAATCCAAAGTCTTGCCAATAACATTATTACATATTCGGTTAGCCTTCAGCCAGGGGAAAAGGTATTAATCGAAAACACAGGTTATCAAAAGGAGCTTGTGAACGCTTTAGTTGAGGAGGCTCATAAAGCTGGAGGTCATCCTTACGTAACGCTTAAAGATGAAACGACACAACGAGCATTATTAATGGATGCAACTGAGGAACAGCTGGAAGCACAAGGACGGTTTGAAAAAGCAATCATGAAGGAGATGGATGCTTATGTAGCGATCCGTTCTGGAGATAATATTTCTGAGCTTTCAGATGTTCCTTCTGAAAAAATGGCGATGTATCAAAATAAAGTATATACACCCGTACATCGTACCATTCGGATCCCGAAAACGAAGTGGACTGTTTTGCGATATCCAAACTCCGCAATGGCGCAGCTCGCCGATATGAGTTCTCCGGCATTTGAAGACCTTTATTTTAATGTGTGTAACCTGGATTACAGTAACATGCTTGAAGCTATGAAACCACTCGCAGACTTGATGGACCGTACAGATATTGTGCACATTAAAGGACCAGGAACGGACTTGAAATTCTCGATAAAGGATATCCCATCGAACAAATCTGCAGGCCATCACAACCTGCCAGATGGTGAAGTCTACACAGCACCTGTACGCGAGTCTGTTAACGGTATAATTACGTATAATGCTCCTTCCCCATATCAAGGCTTTGTATTTGAAAACATCAGTCTTACGTTCAAGGATGGAAAGGTCATTGAAGCGACTGCAAATGATTCCGAACGGATTAATAAAGTACTCGATACGGATGAAGGAGCACGTTACATTGGGGAGTTCGCAATCGGTGTGAACCCTTATATCCAAAATCCGATGCAGGATATATTATTTGACGAAAAGATCGATGGCAGCTTCCACTTCACTCCAGGGCAATGCTACGATCAGGCGTTCAATGGCAATAATTCTGACATCCATTGGGATATGGTTTGCATCCAACGGCCCGAATACGGTGGCGGTGAAATCTACTTTGATGGTGTACTCATTCGAAAAGACGGCCGCTTTATTTTACCAGAACTTGAAGCACTGAACCCCGAAAACCTAAAATAG